DNA from Pomacea canaliculata isolate SZHN2017 linkage group LG9, ASM307304v1, whole genome shotgun sequence:
TTTGCaccaaacaaaacttttagaaaacaaacttaaCGCATGGCGATGTCATCACACTGGATAGCTACATCACAAACACTTCTCAGAATAAAGATGCAGGTGTTCTTGCTCCAGCCCTAATCTATAAACTATCATTTCAGCATCCGATAGTGAGACCAACTAACCTCATCTGACATCGGAGCCAACATCAGGGCCATCAAGAAGCGTCTCCAATGTCTAAAGGGGCGAATGGTAAGTGTGTTTTTGGAGGTTTAAATTCACAGCTGATGGCTGAATTGTGGTTTGATAATAGCTAGAACGTGAAAACccaaatataaatacatgtagatAATTTTAGCTCACTAAGAATCACACAAACATTAATCATAACCCAAGACAGCGCTTATCACCACAAAGTGATATGAagtaattaaagtaattaaaaagtaattaaagactaaaataacacacacacatacacttctgTAACATAAGGTCGAGGGGCAAgttgttctttaaaatattaccaTTTCAATAGCTTAATTGCTCATCTTTGACATATTGTGACAtctatagagaaaaaaaaaaaaacaaccattgCCAGACAGAGTTGAGAGCTGGGCGGGGCTGGTCAAGAAGAATATAACTGGACAaacgctgacctttgacctcactaACCTCGTGTTTGACTGCGTGTCCAGGTCTTGTGGAGCGGCTGGCGCGTGGTGAGCGCGTGCTGGTGGCGGAAGGTTACATCTTCGAGTTGGAGAGACGCGGTTATTTACGTGCAGGAGCCTTTGTACCCGAAGTGATTCTTGAACACCCCGATGTGGTCAAAGGACTGTATGAGGAGTTCGTCCACGCCGGGAGCGACGTGGTGGTTGCTTTGCaagttgtgttgtttgtttgttttctaaatcCCACCATGGCGCATTTTGAAACGTATCCTACCCCTGCATCTtagctccacacacacaagaaaaatctGCCCATGAACAGTTCTTTTAAACACGTGGCTGACTTATTACTCATTATACACAGACTGAAGTAAGAGACTAACGGTGGTCAGAGCAAGTGAAAGTACGTGAGTGACTACACTACGGTCTGTGATCTTTTAGTCGCTGTTTCATGtctacagacacacagactgtcTCATGCGATATGTATGTACAGACACACGAGCCATTTCATGCGATATACTagacacagaaacacagttacctgtaatTACCTGTTTGTTAGTGGACAGTACTGTGGACAAAGGCGATAAATCCTTGTACAAACCAGTTTGTGGGTGGACAGTATtaacactcaaacacacatatatatatatacttataatGGTCTGTTTGTGAATGGGTAGGTATAGTGTTATGGATAAAAATTATTGTACTGACCTCTTTAACTGTCGGTACACAGTACTACAGACATATTTACAATGACCCATCTGTTCATGGggaaaactgtaaacatatagATAATTGTAAGGATAATTATGTCTATCCCTACACAATTAATATACCTACATACTTGGTCTCACCTGTCGCTGTAACATTACATACTTGTACTGTCTGTCGGTGTACTGTAACATGTGCATACTTGGTCTCAACTGTCGGTGTACTGTAACACGTAAATAACAGGTCTCACCTACCGGTGTACTTTAACATGTACATGCACTGTCTGTCGGTGTACTGTAACATGTACATTATACTGTGTCTCACCTGTCGGTGTACTGTAACATGTACATACTTGAGCTGTCTGTCGGTGTACTGTAGACACATACGGGTAATGACCAGTCTGTCTACAGTACTATGCGCACCGAGAGAAGCTGCGACTCGTGGGGCGGGAGGGAGACCTGGAGCGCCTCAACATGGAGGCACTAGGGTTGGCCCGTCAGGTGGCCACCGCCACAGGCACACTGATGGCCGGCAACCTGTGCAACACCACCGTGTACCAGCGCGACGATCCCACGGCCCTGGAGAAAACCCGAAAAATATTTGAGGTGAGACAGTTTCATTGAAAGCTTTCTTTTGCTGAAGGGTCAGTGCAAACGTAGGTCTTGTACTGTTAACATTTACTTCCAGGCTCCTTCTGTAGTTTCTACAGGGTTTTGTTGGTTTATTGGTGCTACAGGAACAGCTGGAGTGGGCAGTCAAGCAGGGGGCCGACTACATCGTGGCCGAGACCTTCAGCGAGGTCGGGGAGGCCCTGCTGGCTCTTGACGTCATCAAGTCCCACGGAAACGGTAGGTGGTGCACCAACATCAAACATAGTAAAGAACACATTCTGTTGGTTAATCAAACGAtagtacagtgttccctcgctacttcgcggttcatctatcgcggattcactacttcgcggttttttttgagtgaagtatcgatcgatattttcgtgctgggaattgtcgttctacaaaataccatagatatttcaacaggaaaaagacgaaaaatgaagctgtattagtatttttattaaaataccatgattattttgtagatagaaagaaagaaataattgtgtaacagaaatccattgataggcgtaagcgacgagccatgattgttgtctcccatctcgcagccagttcgcatcagttttttgggtttctttgaatacagttaaaaatttttttacactaatttgttattgtactgtattaataccatgattactatattactttacactcacatgatattgtttttcatgtatatattattattgcatgtatgtccctatttcgcggaaattcgtttatcgcggctgatcatagcaccgatcccccgcgataaacgagggaacactgtaatAAGTCACTGGATGTATTTATGTTGGTTAATCAAACGATAGTAACAAGTCACTGGATGTATTTATGTTCACTGAGTACATTACCTCATTCTCTGTGAGACAAAAGTTGATGAAAGGACTGTCATCGAGAACAATTCCAGCGATAACTGTAATCTTATTAACAGTCTTCGACTTACAGCTGACACATCCATTGACAACTGTAATGGCGAGGTGTACTGATGATGTGCCATCGTTATACTTTCTTCACATCCCGAGTGTTGTATCCTAGTTGAGTCCCCCACAAACCTGGGATCTCTGTGATAAGACTGCCGCCTACCTATGATAGGGTTACAGCAGACCCATGGGATCTCTTTGGCAGGGTTGGTGTAGGCTGACCCAACTCATGGATCTCTGGGACGGGGTTGACTTCTGTAAATTATTAAACTCGCAGAACCTTTATAGCAGGACAACCCTCACGGGATCTCAGCGACATACCTATGATACATACCGACAGATCGACCTACTCCCAACTATCAACTCACAGGAATTGTGGAAGGATCGTCGTACACTGACCCTCTCACGGGATCTCTGTGTTAGGACTGCCGGCAGCTGTAAGTTTGAGTGCCCACGAGGATGAGGTGACCTTTGACAAGGTGCCCTACCCTGTGGCGTGCCGTCAGTTGGAGGAGGCGGGGGCGGCGGTCGTGGGTCTGAACTGCGCGCGAGGCCCTCGCCAGACGCTGCGCATCATGAAGGAAATCCGGCGAGCGTGCAAGGTGAGCACAGACTTCACGGCTCACTGGTTCAGGCATATGCCATCTGGTGCTATTATTGACCGAGTCTTGCAGGTTTGCTGTGATTTCTGTTGTCTGCTGATTCTGCTGTTCATGACTGCTCTCCTCTTTTAATGTTCTAACTGGCGGAGTCGTCTGCTGGCTGTTCCAGGGCCCGATAATGGCGCTGCCAGTGCCCTACAGGACAACGGACAAAGAACCGTCCATGCAAACACTGACCGACCCACAGACAGGTATGAGATGAGCATTTCCTAAGGAGgaatttagtagtttagtatGCTTTTGAAGAGATCTCCTTAAAGCAGACAATTCAATGGAATTACAGACTTCGTGCAGTTAAGTAAAATGAATTTCGCAGACACAGTCCTGGCATGAGGTGCAATAAATCACAGTGTTTATCTCCAATTTGAAAATATCCCTAGATTTATAAATGTCATTTGTAACTTGATGAGTACTTGCATGAAGTGGGAGGAGATCGAAGGTTGTCCCGTAACTGTTAACTCGGAATCAAACACAAATTTTCACtcttttctcaattttttcAGGCAAGCGGGTGTTCCCCGTGGACCTGCCGGCGGTGGCCTGCTCTCGCACCGACATCGCGGAGTTTGCTCGTGAGGCGCAGGAGCTCGGGGTGCAGTACCTGGGGCTGTGCTGCGGCAACGCCTCGCACTACATGCGCGTGCTGGCGGAGGAGTGCGGCAGGAAGCCACCCGCCAGCCGCTTCTCCCCCAACATGAAGGAGCACTTCATCTGGGGAGATGGTACACGTAGCTCAACCTACTACACGCAGGGCCTGAGGGAGGCCATCTTAGGGGCCAGCAATGAGTAGTCTGCAGTAGCCACCTAGAAAATGTACTTACcacaaaaaacatcagcaacagTACAAACGACAGTTATATGGGAGGGTAAATCGAGATCTTAGTTTTCTTCTGCATCTTCTGCTAGAAATGTAGGGTCCTATCACatcgctgaaaaaaaaaataccgtgGTCCATATAAGTATAGTGCCTGTACAAGAATCGAAAGATCTGTGTGATTTGTTTCCAGGGTTAAATGCatagatgtgtgtatgtacatgcgCTTGcgtattaaaaaaactaataccTTCAACACATTTGCACTTTGTTCTCTagcgttgttgttttttggttgtttttttttttgttttggtttttgtttgtttgtttgtttgtttgtttgtttgtttgtttgtttgtttgtttgtttggttggttggttggttggttgtttttttgtttgttttttttgcgaAAAAGCGGTTCGTGAGTTACTCAAAATACTttttgccaaaaaaacaaatttcattgcTGGTTGTTACAGACCTCTTTGAAAGACCTTTGACCTAGCTGAAAGTGTTCATGTGATAGTTGCACATTATTTGCGACACCAGAGTTTCTCATGTTTCTGGGAAACCTGCCTCAGCAGTCCGGTGCAGGTCTGAAACCCGAGACTAAATTGTTTGGAATCCCGAAATATGTGAGCTTTCTCAGAATCGACAACTTATAAACAACATGTTTATGTAATCACCATCACATGTCATTGTATCACGTTTGCTGCTTGGAGAATTCAACCTTTCGTGACACCAAGTCCAGCAGCAATTCAGTGGTGAAGACGCGCCATCAGCCCAGACTGGACTGTTCAGTTGTGTTATGGTGAGTtttgagacacacacacacaactgtgcaataaacaatgaaactacaaaaagtcaacaaatatCATCTAATGCCTCTTGAAATGGAAtactatttaaaattaaatagcaAACGCACATTATCATGGGAACTGACTTAGTTTATAcagctttatttactttttagtaatttttttaaattcgatTTTCTTCTGAAAAGGACTAGTACATTCAAACTTGGGTAGAGCATTGCCTTTTATGACAATTTCAAGCATTGGCCTAAAAGTTTTGAAGAAAGTgaacctttttttccccttcttaaAACCTGCTGATCACAGCTTCTCTAAAATGAATTAGTGCCTGTGAGATTTTTTGTGATGTGGAAGTcggcaaacattttatttaccagAACCATATTCACGGGCATCTTTCAGCAAGCTGTGTGTGGCTAGCTGCCCTGTCATTTAATGTGCAGTAATGTTACCTGGACAAAAATGTTTACCGTAAATTGTAAATAATGGTAATACTCAGGCACATAACCaattctttaatatttaactTGCAAAATGTGGTCAGGACTCCAATGACAGctctgaaaagaacaaaaaagaaatctcaGTGCCCAGTTCTGTCAAGGTCAGTATTATGCAACTTCTTCCTGTAATATAGAGTTCGGTCACAAAGATCAGTCACCAAAAGTAACATGGACTTAACATCAGATGATGAACACCAAACAGCAACACAGACTAGACTCACTAGAGTCAAATGGGCAGACCAGGGTTAGGGGTGTGCACCACACCTGCTATAATCCACACCTGCCACCCATCCAACAGTGCAGAATGTATTTGGAAGTCGAAAAGCTTTCTCTTCAAGCTTGACGCATGAGCGATTGTCAGTGTAGTCCAAGAAGAATGCCGGTACTTGTGTGATGGTCATGCTGGTACTTGTGTAAAAGTCTGTTGCGACACCCACCAGTGCGGGAGTGTAGCTTGAACCCTGACCTACAGCTCCGAAGTTTGAATACCGATGTTCGAGAAGGATGTcacaatgtttcttttaaaatgtttcttcgGTAGCGGTAAATTCCCagatgtatttattattattgttattattattattatcctacTACGAAGTGCATCAGCGACACTGCAGTAGCCCCGTGCAACAGAGTCAACGTGACGGAACCACAAGAGCCTCTGCAgtaagagtgagagaaggacaAGAACAGGTGCTGTCATGACCCATTAACTGTTATGATTCCCAGCTGGGGATCAGGTACATCAGGTACCTAGCTAGACCCACGTAGTAACGCCATCTGACAGTCGTGCACGAGAACAGGATACCATTGTCATCCAGGAGACAACCGACAGTGATCACGTGATTGACGTGTGTTGTGAACGGGAGAACATtaagaataaagtaaaaaaaaaaaaaaaaaaaaaattaagaaaacgaTTTTGCAGTCAATGGGACACCATCGTTATGGCGTTagatgaaaaagttaaaaatcgCCACATTCACAACGTTGACAGGTTTTGAAATGGCTCGAGATCGAATCcaaacttttcattttacatCTGATAGATGAATACCGCTGAGTACACATTTGTTCATTATAGGTTTGTTGTATCACGATAGGAGTGACGGTTTGATGTGTCACCAGTCAGTCACACTCTCCTCTTTACATTTCTCGATCTACCTTTTACAGTTCCAAGATAGGATTTGGTCTCAATATACTCATAATCTGGAGATGATTTTGCCATTCTTTCATTCGTCATccgaaaaagacaaaaagagataTCCTTTAACCGTTTAATGAAACATCAAACTGGATATTAGTTAGATCAGAGTGATGTGAATTGCCTTTAAATGTCATTGCACAATACAGTCgattgctttatatatatatttaaatactttgtCTGTTCATAATGTATGATTCATCTAAAGAGAGACAGGTAGGAAGGAGGTATCAAACGGTACACTCAAAAGTTGTTTCTCACTCTCACTGTTACTCTGTCAGCTGCCTTTGTCTCGCTCTCATACCTCTCATCCTCCCTCATGCGTGGACACACAGGCACCCAAGACCCCCACACGACTCACTACAGAGTCACAGAGACACTActagacacagacacacgcaggCAAGTACTTACACACACAGTAACTGTGAATGTATCCTAAACATGGACGCACTACGAATATATCCCAGAGGATCCGAAAGGCCAGACGCCGTGCAAGGTGGAGGACTACGTCCCACACGGCCCCTAAGGGCACTGACCAGGGCAGACTCCAGCACAGACACGTTCTCCTCAATGTTTACATTGATAAGTAACAGTGACACTTGCCACACACTTCGTGTGGGAGACGAGGCAAAGTATTCTGGCATCCAGACAAAGTTGTAGCTTGATGAACCACACCACTGCTTTGACCAGACGGACGCCGGGGGTTCAGTTCCCTGGGATTTTCACTTTCTCGTATTTCCCACAACATTGCAATGGCCGGCGAGTCAGTAGAACTTTACCTGCGCGTTTGTCGCTTGTCTGTCTACCTGTTCAGAAACGGACTGAAAGATCGACTGATGAAATCTTGATGGCGTGTGAGACAAGCTTCTCAGCTTGATGGAAGTGTCACGGTCCCTCACGGCCAGCGGATGTGTTCGATCACCTGTGTGTTTATTCATTCAAGCGTCCTGTAGGGGATGAGGTGCGGCTGCTGCTGTGAGGGTCCATTAGAGGTGAAGGTTAGTTTAGTAGTGCCTTCCACTTCGTGTTGTCTTCGCTGTTGCAATTGAAAATGTCTTCCCGTTCAGGAGAGGGGAGTGTGTACAGTCTTCTGATCACCGTTGGACGCCTGTAAAATAAATCTAAGCAACTTGTGAAAGGATTTGTggatattattttccttttcctaCCTTTCCGCCGTGGTCTGACTACATTCGCGGCAGCTTGGAAAGTCTGACCAAAGTCTCTGCTCCTGAACACATCCGACAGTCTGCATGAGATGTCTTCCGTGAGGAAGGCAAGACAAATATTCAATGCAACGAGCAAGCAAAATGAGATCATTCCGTAGGCTCTCAGAGTATGTCGGTCGGAATTTCTGAAAAATCTGTGTAAACAGCTGTTGTCCGGCAAGTTTCTACGGAGAAAGCACAAGACAGTGCGCAGCTGACTAGACACCAAGTTAACCAGCAGAAACCATAGCGTGTAGACGaccgtcagcagcagcagcaggtacACACACTCTCGCCAGAAACTGCGATCGTAGTGAGTCAACATGTGTCGGTTGAGGAAGAGaatgatcatcatcaccaaGGCGCCGGCTATGAGTTGCCTGGGGTGCTCAAGTGATGGCCACGTCTCATCCATGACTAGGGGGAGCACCCGCAAGGGCAGCTGCAGCAAGGTATGAGATGTGCTTCGTGTCTACGGCATCGTGCGGTCGTCTGCACCAGCCATGTACACACGTTTACCACCGACGCGGCTTCACCACCGCGTCACGCGCGTGTCTTTACACGGCGTCATCTTTTCTTGACGTCATCCAGTGCGTGTTGCATGACCTCTTGTGGCTGTGACGTCTTAAAAAATGGCGGCGGTGTGGGAAATAATCCACGCTGACAGAGTTGTGCCACTCCGATGACAATAGAGATAAGAACTTAGGGCCATAGGGGACTAAATAGCGGATCACATTCTCCAGAAATGCCCTGTGGATGGCAAATATTAACATTGCCAACAGCCACCCACCCAATAAAAGCAGAAGTCAGTTGAACGACGTCCTTTAATCTGAAAGTGTTCATGATCATACAGAGTGAAGCTTTTCAATGTATTGTGCAGCATGAGAAGGTTACTAGACATCTATTAGGAAGATGTGCAGCAAATCTGAGCTTGCTTCCCCCTAAACCTCTTGAAGATGGACTAGATGGtacattacaataaaaaacaCCTATACAAAGCAGTTAAAGCATACACAAGTATTACATTTATATCTTATAGTGCAATGATCTACACCATAAAATTGCATTTGTACCAAATCCGTGGAAGTTATTCAACTGAGCACATTTATTTACTCTTATAAGTTTCTCTAAATGGAAGAATTAAATCTGCAAGTAAGGAATCGTTATTAAAGCTTTAAACAACATTTGCACTCAATTGTtcttaaaaaattgtaatcagAAAATAGCTAGAACAGCGAGTAACGTGGCCGCTCATAGTACTTAACGTGGGTTCTCATTTCTCAGCTTGTCTTTGTGGGGCTCGATCTGCTTAAATTAAACTGACCAAGGGATCGATGTTTTTTACCCGCTCTCGTGGAAGTATCCATGTGCCACATTGCTTCGAACAGTCTCCTTTTCTCATTTGATGATAACAACGATGACTGGCCTATGACCTACCTCTATCATGCGACAATAATTAATTTGCAtcgaaagaaaatgtgttgcttATATAATAACTCGATCTCTGTATTCGGTGGACGATTCAATCGACTCATGTGTGGTCGAATAGGATTGGTAAATGATCAGATCGACCGCTGACATTATCAAACAGGGGGCAACTAGATGCTGTGGGGTAGAGAAACTGAAAGTCTGAGGGTCTGGGAATCGCATATAGTGCAACTACGAAAAAAAATTAGGACAATTCTTTCGTTCCATATTTTGCCCGACAAAATTAATCTCATTTCGCAATCAGGGCATGAACTGAAGGTTATCTGCTGTGGTTTTTATTAGCTGGCCTGTGATTAGAGCCGCCCGACCTCCAGTTGTACCGCGGACCGCGTGGTCGGCCATACCACGACCTTGACATTGGCAGTGGCTGGTGCTGTAGGCGAGGACGCCGCGACGACATGGTAAGAAAAACACATCGGCGCCCTCCATTTGTTACACCGTTGACTTGAGCGCTGACATCTTATGTTATGCATATTAAAAACGGGAAGCAGCAGTTGTAAAAATCGGCATGCACAGCGATGTCAACTGAGTGTGCTGACATCCATCGACCTTGGCGACGGAAATGGCGTTTCATTGAATTATTCTCATGGTGCGGATGGGGACAGAGTTCGCTGTGTGCACACCTGCACCTGGAGAGTAAATGTCAGAGGCACTACGCAATAacgagttgtgaaattccgtGTCCCTtggcagtcatttttttttaaatggaggaGCGATATTTTCGGTCTTATTGTTAGGATGTATACGGACTTGATTGGCACTGCGGCAGGTTTCGTCGTCAATATGCCGGCGACAGACACTCCGCCCACAGAGGCGGCCCCTCGCTCCGCCTTTCCGAAGCTTCCTTCCTGATAGATTACAAACACTTGCAAATAAACTTCATATCGCATCAGTAGTATCACGAACTTGTACTACACATCCGTGATAGTTTCCATAGCCTTTCTGTTGCcgtgtatctatatatatacacacactagaATTCTACGTCGCCATGCATTAACATCTGCTTGTACTCCATGTCCATCCTGTTCTATATGCTCAATATAACcagctttgtttattatttttcatttctacaCCCTGCCAAGTCTAGCCTATACGGCACACTATATTTAGTGTTGCCATTGACAATCGACCTCATCTCCCAGCACACACCATGCCATTCATTATGTACAACCACCTCACCAGGAAATGAGCACATTAAAATAGATTTTTGTACATAGATGTTTTCTTATTAGAATATAATTTTCTGGGAGATGGGGTCCTTACATTCGCCCTATTTTATAGAAACAGTTAAAATCTGCAGTGCGGGTATCCCTTTACTGTGTCATGTATCTGTTGGAACCTCATATCTTTAAGGTGCAGAAACATTTTCagactttcataaaaaaaaattggtacacaatattttttagcTACCTGTGTTTTACAACCAGCCTGAGCATGGTCACTGTTAATATATATGACCTACTTTTGTGTAGTTCAGGTGAGATAGCTATGCAGGCGACAACATTGGCAGTAGTCTGTGCACACAATCCACGGGTCTGTCTGTTTTCACTGTCTATAGTGTAACAACCCTTCATAGTGTCTATATTCTCTGATCAGTGTGAAAGTTGTACCTGAAGTTGTcatttttaaagttattgtCATTACAGTCATGGTGATAttaaaatacatgtttatctTGTGAAACTTTTGAAGTTAAATGCTAAATGATGCAGAGGTTTTCATCACAGTACTTAACATTATTTGTTCACCTGGAAAGTCAAACAGGTTTTTACATTATTAGCGTGGTGAGATAGTGTACtaatttaacaatatttatgtgtgtCGCATTTCTAATAACCTCTTTAGTCCTGGCTATCACCTGTGCTGCCCTCTAAAGTTTTATGATATCCAATATATCAAACAGAAATCACCCTCGAGGTTTGATGAAATTCTTGTTCTTTCCAGGTGCCATTACAGATATCTCGATGGGCAGTATACTGTCCATTATCTTCAAGAATTACTAGCTTTATCACAGTACGAACCATGGCTGCATCACAAGCCACTCGTTTTGCCAGCACTCTTCTTTTTGAGAAGGCTTATGTTGATGGCCAGTGGGTTTCTGCCAAGTCTGGGAAAACATTCCCAGGTGCTGAGGCAATATGTTTACCCTTGTCCTGATAGACTTTTATTTGGTTGAATAAATCTGCTTGTACCCTttgtcaaacacaaacacttgcaggaatatttttaatggtttGATAATAACTATTATATTCAAGACCTTTTGGGGATGCATGCTGATATTCTCTGGcttaatttccatttttttccagatttctGTAATATTGGATGGCACTTAATTTTTTGTctcacacatgcaagcacatatACATAATAGGAAATAAATCAGAAGGTTGTATCCTATTAAAGCAACCAACAGCTCATTGCTCATTGACTGCATATCTTTTAGCACATTACATTGTTATTTAGCACATTGTTCTGTATCCCGTTGTTTATTATTGGTTTTCTGGCTTCAGTTATTAACCCTGCAACAGGCAAAGAATTGGGTACAGTGCCAGACATGAATGAGGATGATACACGACAGGCTATCCAGGTAGCTTTTAAAGCTTTCCAAACATGGAAAGAAACGACTGCTAAGGTTGGTGTATGAACTTCTGTCCATCTGGAGATCTTTACACCTGTGTtggagatagaaaaaaattaagctatAACTctcaaaactttttctttagtttaaaaacCATTGActctaaaacaaatatttcttgcttCAGACTTCAGACAAATACTTAACTCCAGAGGTTGCATTGAATATGAAAGAAagctttttatatatttaaagattGGTAAATGTTCTAAAATCTTCAGCTGTTGTAAAGGCaatccactaaaaaaaaacagatcatGTAATGATATTCAATGGGGTTAACAATATCAAGAGATCTCAGAAAacaaagtgttttgtgtttatgttccTGGAGAAAAGATGTCATGAAATAATTGTCTTGTATATGGTGATAGGAAAGGTCCACCAT
Protein-coding regions in this window:
- the LOC112572659 gene encoding betaine--homocysteine S-methyltransferase 1-like, with the translated sequence MSKGANGLVERLARGERVLVAEGYIFELERRGYLRAGAFVPEVILEHPDVVKGLYEEFVHAGSDVVVALQYYAHREKLRLVGREGDLERLNMEALGLARQVATATGTLMAGNLCNTTVYQRDDPTALEKTRKIFEEQLEWAVKQGADYIVAETFSEVGEALLALDVIKSHGNGLPAAVSLSAHEDEVTFDKVPYPVACRQLEEAGAAVVGLNCARGPRQTLRIMKEIRRACKGPIMALPVPYRTTDKEPSMQTLTDPQTGKRVFPVDLPAVACSRTDIAEFAREAQELGVQYLGLCCGNASHYMRVLAEECGRKPPASRFSPNMKEHFIWGDGTRSSTYYTQGLREAILGASNE